A window of the Haloquadratum walsbyi C23 genome harbors these coding sequences:
- the cofG gene encoding 7,8-didemethyl-8-hydroxy-5-deazariboflavin synthase subunit CofG yields MFPAAAEYDIDFTIPSTSINRLLSATPADVNSAAALTFSRNVFIPLTTACRYTCSYCTYYDIPGEATLLSPQEVRHRVQVGADAGCTEALFTFGDRPDDRYEAIHAQLDVWGFDDIIEYLNMCCHIALEEGLLPHSNPGDLTLTEFEQLAPVNASMGVMLETTADVDAHAGTRRKTPGQRLNTIRAAGKAGIPFTTGLLVGIGEEWRDRAESLLAIRELHERYDHIQEVIIQNVVPNERSDFEQPSVSTMRRVVAMARVCLPKSISVQVPPNLSPTRELLDCGVDDLGGVSPVTEDYINPDYAWPALSELTDIASSAGVPLHERLPVYDRYLPKQIRREGFTGHPADGGWLTEYITDAIESDGVHGQRYRSVACRDGPLNTNHSISAGESAD; encoded by the coding sequence ATGTTCCCTGCGGCAGCCGAGTATGATATTGACTTTACGATACCATCTACCAGTATCAATCGGCTTCTCTCTGCGACTCCAGCTGATGTCAACTCGGCAGCGGCGCTCACTTTCTCACGTAATGTTTTTATTCCACTTACAACCGCATGTCGATACACCTGCAGTTATTGCACATACTATGACATTCCTGGGGAGGCAACGCTTCTGTCACCGCAAGAAGTTCGCCATCGTGTTCAAGTCGGTGCAGACGCTGGTTGCACTGAAGCACTCTTTACTTTTGGTGACCGCCCAGATGACCGATATGAGGCGATTCATGCACAACTGGATGTCTGGGGGTTTGATGACATAATCGAATACCTCAATATGTGTTGTCATATTGCACTTGAAGAGGGACTTCTCCCACATTCAAACCCAGGGGATCTTACACTGACCGAGTTTGAGCAACTCGCACCGGTCAATGCAAGTATGGGTGTTATGTTAGAGACCACCGCAGACGTCGATGCACACGCAGGCACGCGGCGCAAGACTCCAGGACAACGATTAAATACGATTCGTGCTGCAGGTAAGGCTGGTATTCCATTCACCACAGGGTTGCTCGTTGGGATTGGTGAAGAGTGGCGTGATCGTGCTGAAAGTCTGCTTGCCATTCGTGAATTGCATGAGCGATATGACCATATTCAAGAAGTTATTATTCAAAATGTTGTCCCGAACGAACGGTCGGATTTTGAACAACCGTCGGTTTCGACGATGCGCCGGGTGGTTGCAATGGCTCGTGTCTGCCTTCCGAAGTCTATCTCGGTCCAAGTCCCCCCAAACCTCTCACCAACTCGTGAATTACTTGATTGTGGTGTTGATGACCTCGGTGGTGTTTCACCAGTGACAGAGGACTACATCAATCCAGACTACGCTTGGCCAGCACTCAGCGAGCTCACAGACATTGCGAGCAGTGCTGGTGTTCCACTTCATGAGCGACTCCCGGTGTATGATAGATATCTTCCAAAACAGATTCGACGAGAGGGATTCACTGGACACCCCGCCGATGGTGGGTGGCTCACAGAATATATCACTGATGCAATTGAGTCTGATGGAGTTCATGGACAACGATATCGTAGTGTTGCCTGTCGAGATGGACCGCTTAATACCAATCACTCGATTAGCGCCGGTGAATCCGCAGATTAA
- a CDS encoding membrane protein — MMVTTHVAAGLLLAVSVATFAPDFAIPAAIGAIIGGILPDIDFFIGAHRRTLHFPVYYTVAGGSVGLITIMTPSSLTVGITVGLLTAGIHSLSDWFGAGEELRPWERTSQRAVYIHPRQQWLRPQYVIRYDGAPEDLALTFALAVPAALTFDGWLRAIVIIGIVIAGGYTITRKYIPRWLEL; from the coding sequence ATGATGGTCACAACTCACGTGGCTGCAGGATTGCTACTTGCAGTCTCTGTTGCCACCTTTGCACCTGACTTTGCCATACCCGCTGCCATCGGTGCGATTATTGGTGGGATTCTGCCTGATATTGACTTTTTCATCGGAGCACACCGGCGGACATTACACTTTCCAGTGTATTACACGGTCGCAGGAGGGAGTGTTGGACTCATAACAATAATGACTCCAAGCTCACTCACTGTTGGTATTACCGTTGGATTACTGACGGCTGGAATACATTCACTCTCAGATTGGTTTGGTGCTGGTGAAGAACTCCGTCCATGGGAGCGTACATCTCAGCGTGCAGTGTATATCCACCCACGACAACAATGGCTTCGACCACAGTATGTTATCCGATATGATGGGGCACCTGAGGATCTTGCACTGACGTTTGCCCTTGCGGTGCCTGCAGCACTCACCTTCGATGGGTGGCTCCGTGCGATTGTAATTATTGGTATTGTGATTGCTGGTGGATATACGATAACACGAAAGTATATTCCACGATGGCTTGAGCTATAG
- the cofH gene encoding 7,8-didemethyl-8-hydroxy-5-deazariboflavin synthase subunit CofH: MDADEAVSDEISESTLDLEFSTSPTTDQSFENALAAARAGDRLSIDDGIELITTGTDSPGIDTARKEKVLEIANRRRAERVGDAVTFVANLNNNVTTACNTGCLFCNFKDSAHQFELNSDVNHGGFTKTPAVSQATVAAAVDRGISEVTSVSGLHPAFALNAEHREILAEYDNPARTVNYKPPEQYTTDPGTYVEQLRAMSVGDVHLHSITPEEAHHARRGTDWSYEQIYTELRKAGLDSAPGTAAEILVDEVRDVICPGKMSSSEWEAAIEGAIKAGLDVTATIMYGHVENAAHQITHLKRVRELQDRTGGITEFVPLSFVHQNTPLYKRGVVSGGASDAEDELMIAVSRLFLDNIDNIQSSWVKFGDEKALKLLNCGANDFMGTILSEEITTRAGGTHGEFRSVADYVELISAIGRTPVERSTDYTRRHELNPDAEVSGPMLGPQADGTPLLGPDDNGLTPSSIVADD; this comes from the coding sequence ATGGATGCGGATGAGGCGGTGTCTGATGAGATATCTGAATCAACATTAGATCTTGAGTTCTCGACTTCCCCAACGACCGATCAGTCATTCGAGAACGCTCTTGCCGCTGCCCGCGCTGGTGATCGGCTCAGCATCGATGATGGAATTGAACTAATAACGACAGGAACAGATTCTCCGGGAATTGATACAGCACGAAAAGAGAAAGTGCTTGAAATCGCCAATCGACGACGCGCTGAGCGTGTTGGTGATGCGGTCACGTTCGTTGCGAACCTCAATAACAATGTGACGACTGCATGTAATACCGGATGTTTATTCTGTAATTTCAAAGATAGTGCCCATCAATTCGAATTAAACTCAGATGTTAACCATGGTGGATTCACAAAAACACCAGCAGTCTCTCAAGCAACTGTTGCTGCAGCCGTTGATCGTGGGATATCGGAGGTGACATCTGTTTCTGGATTACATCCCGCATTTGCGCTCAATGCTGAACATCGAGAAATCCTTGCCGAGTATGATAACCCTGCGCGAACGGTGAATTACAAACCACCAGAGCAGTACACGACAGATCCAGGAACATATGTTGAGCAACTTCGTGCGATGTCTGTTGGTGATGTTCATCTTCATTCAATTACTCCTGAAGAGGCTCATCACGCTCGTCGTGGTACCGATTGGTCTTATGAGCAAATCTATACCGAACTTCGGAAAGCAGGGCTTGATTCTGCACCGGGAACCGCCGCAGAAATCCTTGTTGATGAAGTACGAGATGTGATTTGTCCGGGAAAGATGTCAAGTTCAGAGTGGGAAGCCGCGATAGAAGGTGCGATTAAGGCTGGGTTGGATGTTACAGCAACAATCATGTATGGGCATGTAGAAAACGCTGCTCATCAAATCACTCATCTAAAACGAGTTCGCGAACTTCAAGATCGCACCGGTGGAATTACTGAATTTGTCCCGTTATCGTTTGTCCACCAGAACACACCACTGTACAAGCGTGGTGTTGTCTCTGGCGGAGCAAGCGATGCTGAGGATGAGCTGATGATCGCTGTTTCGCGATTATTCCTCGACAATATTGATAACATTCAATCATCATGGGTAAAATTCGGCGATGAAAAGGCACTAAAACTGCTAAATTGTGGTGCAAATGATTTTATGGGTACGATTCTTTCTGAGGAGATCACAACACGTGCGGGCGGGACACACGGTGAATTCCGCTCTGTTGCTGATTATGTTGAATTAATCTCTGCGATTGGTCGAACGCCTGTTGAACGGTCAACAGATTATACCAGACGGCATGAGTTGAATCCGGATGCTGAGGTCTCTGGACCGATGCTTGGTCCACAAGCCGATGGCACGCCACTACTCGGTCCTGATGATAATGGATTGACCCCCTCAAGCATTGTCGCTGATGACTAG
- a CDS encoding phosphoribosylaminoimidazolesuccinocarboxamide synthase, which produces MTSVKEFLVETEPTTTGYGRGRFVFTDQYSVFDWGAMPDQIPHKGTSLCTMGAYNFELLEENGISTHYIGVVRPSKAETTTIDNQSSDESDHITTDPCSLDACSTAPTEMAIKLTQVPALPYDDGAYDYESYHEAGGQNYLIPLEVVFRNSVPIGSSLRDRKSPQEYDIDADAWPSNPVELPKPVIEFSTKYEEQDRYLDREEAERIAGAASIDTLEELAVSVNRIITREAEKRGFVHEDGKIECLYHDGEIILADVVGTFDENRFGYNDQEVSKEVIRQQYKQIDPEWVSAVTDAKRQAKIQDVADWRGHCDRSPTPLPQPFINTISDLYAAGTNAYVDAQWFDAPSIEMAIENVQEF; this is translated from the coding sequence ATGACGAGTGTCAAGGAGTTTCTTGTTGAAACAGAACCGACGACAACAGGTTATGGTCGTGGACGGTTCGTGTTCACCGATCAATACTCTGTATTTGATTGGGGAGCAATGCCGGATCAGATTCCGCATAAAGGTACCTCACTGTGTACAATGGGGGCATATAATTTCGAATTACTCGAAGAAAATGGAATCTCAACGCATTATATCGGTGTTGTGCGACCGTCAAAAGCTGAAACGACCACCATAGATAATCAATCATCGGATGAATCTGATCATATCACTACAGACCCATGCAGTCTCGATGCATGCTCAACAGCACCGACAGAGATGGCAATCAAACTGACACAGGTTCCAGCGCTTCCATATGACGATGGAGCATACGACTATGAATCATATCACGAAGCTGGCGGTCAAAACTATTTAATCCCACTTGAGGTCGTCTTTCGCAATTCCGTACCTATTGGATCAAGTCTTCGTGATCGAAAATCACCACAGGAGTATGATATCGATGCTGACGCATGGCCGTCAAATCCTGTTGAGCTTCCTAAGCCGGTTATTGAATTCTCAACAAAGTATGAGGAACAGGACCGGTATCTCGACCGAGAGGAAGCCGAGCGGATTGCTGGGGCTGCGAGTATAGACACATTAGAAGAGCTTGCAGTGAGTGTGAATCGGATCATAACACGCGAAGCAGAGAAGCGTGGATTTGTTCATGAAGATGGAAAAATCGAATGTTTATATCACGACGGTGAAATTATTCTCGCGGATGTTGTTGGGACATTTGATGAGAATCGATTCGGATATAATGATCAAGAGGTCTCGAAAGAGGTCATTCGACAGCAATACAAACAAATCGACCCCGAGTGGGTCTCCGCCGTCACCGACGCGAAGCGTCAAGCGAAGATACAAGATGTAGCTGACTGGCGGGGGCACTGTGACCGCTCACCAACGCCATTGCCACAGCCGTTCATCAATACTATTTCAGACCTGTATGCGGCTGGGACAAATGCATACGTAGATGCACAATGGTTTGATGCCCCGTCAATAGAGATGGCTATCGAGAATGTACAGGAATTTTAA
- a CDS encoding formyltetrahydrofolate deformylase yields the protein MTGELTEITVVGDDKTGIVANITTLLFERGINIVDIDQAIREGMFRMTLRADIDEMVCTESTLRETLTELGDDLEVDIQIRFPTDRETKRIAVFVTKESHCLQALLEAHATGELDAELSVVIGNHGNLEPLVTQYEIPFVDIGDDSGIPDEDQMLSVLDEYQIDLAVLARYMRILSPKIVFRYEDRIINVHPSLLPSFPGAAAYRQAKEEGVRIAGVTAHYVTTDLDQGPIITQRAFDVPDDADVETIRNRGQPLEADALLEAIELHLNNTISVHRGRTGLHSGTDSSEYQLGLPKDIEAIQPDDPIDTHESDTDTTSEPASDVVDD from the coding sequence GTGACAGGTGAATTGACAGAGATCACCGTTGTTGGTGATGATAAGACTGGAATTGTTGCAAATATTACGACATTACTCTTCGAGCGTGGGATTAATATCGTTGATATCGACCAGGCTATTCGCGAAGGGATGTTTCGTATGACACTTCGTGCGGATATAGATGAGATGGTTTGTACTGAATCAACGCTTCGGGAGACACTGACCGAACTCGGTGATGATCTTGAAGTTGATATCCAAATCCGATTTCCAACGGATCGTGAAACCAAGCGAATTGCTGTTTTTGTCACGAAGGAAAGTCATTGTCTCCAGGCACTATTAGAAGCCCATGCGACAGGTGAGCTTGACGCTGAGCTTTCAGTCGTTATTGGAAATCATGGTAATCTCGAACCGCTTGTGACGCAGTATGAAATCCCATTTGTCGATATCGGTGATGATAGTGGAATTCCAGATGAAGATCAGATGCTTTCTGTTCTCGATGAATATCAGATCGATCTTGCCGTTCTTGCGCGATATATGCGCATTCTTAGTCCAAAAATTGTGTTTCGGTATGAAGACCGAATCATCAATGTTCACCCATCACTTCTCCCATCATTTCCAGGGGCTGCTGCCTACCGACAGGCAAAAGAAGAGGGCGTCCGCATTGCTGGGGTGACTGCGCATTATGTCACAACTGATCTCGATCAGGGACCAATTATTACTCAACGAGCATTTGATGTGCCCGATGATGCCGATGTAGAGACAATCCGCAATCGGGGACAGCCGCTTGAGGCTGATGCATTATTAGAGGCTATTGAATTGCATCTGAATAATACTATCTCTGTTCACCGTGGTCGTACAGGACTTCACTCTGGCACTGATTCATCTGAATACCAACTTGGTCTACCGAAAGATATCGAGGCAATTCAACCGGATGATCCAATCGACACTCATGAGAGTGATACTGATACGACATCAGAACCGGCCTCAGATGTCGTCGATGACTGA
- the purS gene encoding phosphoribosylformylglycinamidine synthase subunit PurS has protein sequence MKMYTATVTVRLKSGVLDPEAETTRRALERLGFEVEALRSADRFEVDIEADSAEKAATRADEMAERLLANPTIHDYEVTVEQHTVPSGSQQ, from the coding sequence ATGAAGATGTACACAGCAACAGTCACGGTACGGCTCAAATCTGGTGTCCTTGATCCAGAAGCCGAAACAACACGGCGTGCTCTTGAGCGACTTGGATTCGAGGTTGAAGCACTCCGCTCTGCAGATCGATTTGAGGTTGATATTGAGGCTGACTCCGCAGAGAAAGCCGCAACACGAGCAGACGAGATGGCGGAACGTCTCCTGGCAAATCCAACAATTCACGACTATGAAGTCACCGTTGAGCAACACACTGTCCCATCGGGATCACAGCAATGA
- the purQ gene encoding phosphoribosylformylglycinamidine synthase I — protein sequence MTVVVVQFGGSNCDRDAVHALQHIGIDATRVWHEDGLNDSVENLDGIILPGGFSYGDYLRAGAMAAHSPIVNDIQAAAERGIPVLGVCNGAQVGCESGLTPGAFTTNDRARFQCETVHLRVENATTPWTEAYETGTVIEIPIAHGEGRFEITESEYEMLKNDNQILFRYCDSSGNITDDANPNGSRGNVAGITGNYDTVAVLMPHPERATLPELGRSTDGKGILQAFG from the coding sequence ATGACCGTTGTTGTCGTACAGTTTGGTGGGTCAAACTGCGATCGTGATGCGGTCCACGCTCTTCAGCATATTGGTATTGATGCTACGCGTGTTTGGCACGAGGACGGACTGAATGACTCTGTTGAGAATCTTGATGGAATTATTCTTCCTGGTGGGTTTTCATACGGTGATTATCTTCGTGCAGGCGCAATGGCAGCTCATTCCCCAATTGTTAACGATATCCAAGCAGCCGCCGAACGTGGGATTCCTGTTCTTGGTGTCTGCAATGGCGCACAAGTTGGATGTGAGTCTGGGCTTACCCCTGGGGCGTTTACCACAAATGACCGTGCCCGGTTCCAGTGTGAGACAGTGCATCTTCGTGTTGAAAACGCTACTACTCCGTGGACAGAGGCATATGAAACGGGCACTGTCATTGAAATCCCAATCGCACACGGCGAGGGTCGATTTGAGATTACAGAAAGTGAATATGAAATGCTCAAAAATGACAATCAAATCCTCTTTCGATACTGTGATTCGAGTGGTAATATCACCGATGATGCAAATCCAAATGGCTCTCGCGGTAATGTTGCTGGTATTACTGGAAATTATGATACCGTCGCTGTATTAATGCCACATCCTGAACGCGCCACACTTCCTGAGTTAGGACGGAGCACCGACGGAAAAGGGATCCTACAGGCGTTTGGCTGA